In Planctomycetia bacterium, the sequence CACAACGCAACCAAATCACGCAAACCCGTTACTTCAGTGCAGGCATTTTCCGCGCCCCTCAACCTGCCCCCGTGCAGGCGTTTTGCTTGCCCATTCCCATTCATCCCCGTGCTTCTAGATGTTGACCAATCAGAGGGCCAGAATGCAGGCCGGCGGTACGGCGTGGAATTCGTCCCCACGATTCTCGTCCTGGATAGTGAAGGCCGCGTCTTGCGGCGAGCCGCTTTCATGTCGCGTGACGCGCTCGTAGAGTTTCTGCTTTCGGCCGCCAAGTCTGGCTCATTCGGCTGACGACGCTGCCGGGGCGGCGTTGAATGCGAACGGCTTCGACTCTGCCTATGCTGATCGCGATTGCCGCATTGGGAAGCTTCGGAGCGGGCGCCAGAGCGCCAACCAGTTGGTTTACCATCGCGTCTCTTTCTGCCAAGACAAAGGATCGAATCCTGGCAGACGCCAGCGGGTCAATCGCCCCTCATCTTTGAACTCCAGCGGCGCGGCGAGCCTGCTCCACGGCTTGTGGGACGTTTCCAAGGCAGCAGCTACCCTGCGGGTTGCGAAGCTCGCAGGCGCACTTGCCGTCCTTGACATACCGTGTGACCTGCTCGACGGCGGTGCTCGTTCCCGTCCGCTCCATTTCGTCGGCGATGCTTTCCCTCGTGAAGCCGAAGCAGTAACAGACCGGCAGCGGGCCGGTGCTTTCCTTTTGCAGCATGCGCACTGTCACTTCATCTTTGGCAAAGACCAGCGTGCCGTTGAAGTACACGACGGGGCAATCGACAGTCCGGCAGAAGTGATACGCCGCGTGCGGATCTAATCGTTTCATCGCTTCCGGGACGAGCAAGCTCTTCAGCGTGACGACTTCAACCGCCTTGGCATTGCGACGGCAACGGGGGCAGACATCCTCATCTGTGCGAGTATTGCAGCAATTGGACACCACGTTACTTGCTCCTCTCTTGCGAAGCCAGCACGGCGCAGCAATCAGATTGACGCGTTCCAGATCAATCAGGTAGACCTCGTGCTTTGATTCGGTCAGTTCACTCCGCGCAGCACGACAGCTTCGCCGGGTCCTTGTGTCGAGATATGGCGACGATCTTCAACGCCTCGGCCATCGTCGGGTAGGCATGCAGCAGGTCGATGAAGTCTTGAATCTTGGCGCGGAACCGCATCGCCATCGCTGCCTCGTGAATGACCTCGCCCGCGTTATGACCGACCATCGAGACGCCCAGCACTTCGTTGGAATCCTTATCCGCCACCATCTTGATAATCCCGCGCGTGTCGCGAATAGCGCCGGCGCGCGGCACCAGTGACATCGGCAGCGTGTTGCACCAGCAGCGATGCCCGGTGCCGACGGCTTCGGTATCGGTCATGCCAACGACGGCTACTTGCGGATCGGTGAAGATGACGCGGGGAATAACCCGATGGTCTGCCGCCCGCATCGGATCGCCGGATAGCGCGTTGCGCGCGGCAATTCCCCCGTGACGACTGCCCACCGGCGTAGCCATTTGGCTGCCGTGCTGCCGCCCGATCACGTCGCCGGCGGCGAAGATGTGCGGGACGTTGGTTCGCAGGAATTGATCAACGGCCACTTCGCCGCGTTCGTTGACCGCAGCGCCCGAGCGCTCGACGGCGATGTTATCTGTGTTAGGCCGTCGCCCGGTGGCAATCAGCAGCTTGCTGGTGCGATACTCTCGCTCCCGTCCCCCGACGATCGCGGTGGTGACAACGTTTGTTCCATCCTGCCGAACAATTTTGGCGCGGGCGTTGAAGACGACCTGAATCCCCTCCTGGGCAAAGATCTCGCCGACGTTTCGTCCTACCTCCGGCTCGTAACCGTGTGCCAACAACTGGGCGTTGCGTTCGAGGATGGTCACTTCGGTGCCGAAGCGACTGAACATCTGCCCCAACTCCAGCGCGATGTACCCGCCACCGACGATCAGCAGAGACTTGGGAAGCTCCCGCAGTTCCATCGGCTCATCCACCGTGAGCAAGTCGCTGGTGAGGTACGGCACCCGGTTCAGTCCGTCAATCTCGGGCAGGACGGGCCGCGAGCCGGTAGCGATGAGTACCTTGTCACCGGTCAGCCGCTTGCCGCCGACTACGACCGTATGCGGGTCCACGAATTGAGCGTGACCGTTCTCGATGCGGATTTGACCATCGACGAGGCTCTCGTATTTCTTCTTGCGATACTCGTGGACAACCTCATCCTTCTGGTTGACCAAGGCCGCGAAATCCAATTCCATCCGACAGGCGCGCAGGCCGGGATAGCGGGAGTTGCCCGCGTCGTGAATCAGCTTCGCCGCCTCGATCAGGTTTTTGGATGGAAGGCACCCGCGGTTGACGCAAGTGCCGCCTATAAGCCGTTCTTCGATCATCACCGAAGTCTTGCCCAACTCTTGCGCCGTCAGTGCGGCGGCGAACGCGGTGGAACCGGAGCCGAGGATCACGAGGTCAAATGGGTCAGCCATGTTCACTTCTCCTGTTTCACCGACGACGAGTATCCCGCCTTCGCCGTCGCCTGCTCAAGCGACTGCACCGAAGTCCTGGCGGGGTCGTACCTCACGACCGCCTCGGGCGGGTCGAGCGTCACCTTCGCATCCTGCGTGCCATCCACGTGCATCAGGCTTTCGCGCACATGGAGGGTGCATGAGCCGCAGGTCATCCCGTCCACCTTCAACACGACTTGTTGGATCGGCACGTTGGTCGCTCCTTTGGTGCTGTTTGTCCCAAAGAGGTGTGGCGCAAGCTGCGGGAAGGCGAGCAAGGCGAGTAAGATCGGCGCCACGATCCAGAGCGCGATCCTGCCCACGCGGGCGGCACGCGGGACCGCGCAGGAACTCCCCGGTTCACACGAGGCCGCTGCGGGCGTCCGGTAGGCCCGGTAGAAGGCGAAGCCCAAGAAGCCAAGCGTGACGGCGATGAAGATCGGCCGATACGGTTCCAGAACTCTTAGACTGCTAGTCCACGCACCGCCGACGCCCAGCCCCACCAATACGAGCGGCCCAAGACAACAGACCGACGCGGCAATTGCTGCCGTCAATGCACCGGCCAGACTCCATCGGGTTTGTGAATGATCTTGCGAATTCATCGTTTGACTCCTCGTTTGATTCCTTTGACTGCAACTTTGCCGTTCGCTCCGTCCAGGCGGGTGAGAACGGCGCACGCGTGCGGGCGGTTCGCACCGGCGCACGCATGGGCCAAGCGGGTCAGCTCACGCTTGATCGCCCGCAGACTCTTGATCTTCTCGGTCACGTCGGCAATCTTCGCTTCCGTTTGCACGCGCACTTCGGCGCACGCCGTGTCGGGATGCTCGTTGAGCGCGATGAGCTGCTTGATCTCTCGCAAGGTGAAGCCGAGTCCTTGCGCCCGTTTGATGAAACGGATCAAGCCCACCGTCTGCGGCGTAAACGCGCGATAGCCCGAATCCGTGCGCCGCGGCGGAGGCAACAGCCCCTGCCGCTCGTAGTACCGCAGCGTTTGAAGATTCACGCCGCTTTGTTTGGCGACTTCGTTGCTCCACAATGGTTTCATGTCGCACGTCATTTGGGGCGGTCGGCGTACTGACGAGCCATCGTTGCGATCCGGTTCTTCGACAAGGCCTCCGGCGCTCTCTCCGGGCGATGGTCTCTTTCATCTCGATTCTACACTCTGTACCTAAGTATCGAGTCAAGCGGCATCGTGAAGTTTTATTTTTGACTGTCCGGCGCTAAGGCGCTTTCATGTCGGGTGACGAGCTCGTAGAGTTTCTGCGTTCGGCCGCAAAATCCCGATTGATCTGGCCGAGGGGATGACATAGTCGAGGAGTGAGGTTCATGCGATACGTTGCTGCTCTCACGATTCTCATCGCGCTCACGGCACTGGCCCGTCTTGGAGCCGCCGCAGCAGAGCCAACCACGCAACCCGCAGGAAAGGCGCCGCCGGGCAAGGGCGAGAGAGCCGCGGAATTCTCGCTGGCGACATTGGACGGCGAGTCGGTATCTCTCGCGAAACTCGTTCACGACGGTCCTGTCGTGCTGATCGTGTTGCGAGGTTGGCCAGGGTATCAGTGTCCTATCTGCACACGGCAAGTGGCGGATCTGATCGCACATGCAAAGGAAATTGAGAAAACCGGAGCGCGCGTGCTGCTTGTCTACCCGGGGCCAAGTGAAAAGCTGCAGGAGCACGCCGAGGAGTTTCGTCGCGGCAAGGGAATTCCTGAGAGCTTCTATTTCGTGATCGACCCGGACTACAAATTCACAAACGAATACGGGTTGCGCTGGGATGCGCCTCGCGAAACTGCCTATCCCTCATCGTTCGTGATTGACCGCGACGGTATCGTTAAGTTCGCCGATATAAGCAAGACCCACGGTGGACGCGTTGCGGCAACAACAGTTGTGCGGGAATTGGATCAACTCAAATGAAGTGCGATCTCGGCGGTTGTTTGTTCCGGACCTCGCGCGTCCATGGGATGCGAGGTATGTTGCACGCCACCGCGTGCATGTGGGACCAGGCAGGACAGCCGCTCAAAACGTGATGATTTGATACCCTGCGGCAACCAGCGAGCGCAGGCTTGGGTGCCCTTGGTACTCATCGGTTAACGTGAGCCCGCAGGCGCGTACTTCGTCCGCCACGCCATATGCGGTCGCGCAGTATCGACACACGCCTGAGACCGATCCTCGAACCGACTCGAAGAGCCCGTGATACTTGTGCTCCGGCTTGGCGAGCTGCCCGATCCACTTGGTTGCGGCACCATCGAAGATCAATTTCACCTGATCACCGGCCTGCTTGAACTCCAGAGCGGTCGTGAGCGCATTCGCCATGCGACCCATGTCCCCGCCGGTGGAGATGTCCGCTAATAATACGATTGCTATCTTTACTGTCATTTGACACCTTTAGGCTGGCTAAGTCGGGCTGGTGAGATCAAATTGAGTTGGGACCGTGTTGCGGTGCTGTCTCGCCGTCGACCAACAGCGCATAGTCGCAGTGGGCTTCGGTCCACACCAGAACGTTGCATCGCGTCGTGGGGGTGAGTTGGCGATCGATCAACTGTCGCGACACGGGTGCACGCAGGCTAAAATCCTTCCCGCAGAACTGGTACAGAGAGTAAGTTTTCCCGCGGCTCTCCCAACGCGTGTAGATCATGGAGGTTCCGGCGAGCTTTATGACGCGGCCGCCGATCAACTTGAACGTCGGGTCCAGCTTCGGCCGGTCGACAGGAAACGAGACCGAATTCTGCACCGCAGTCTTCACCACTTCCCAGTCGGCGGATGTGACGGCCAATTGCGGTTGGCTTTCGTGGCTCGCCATTGTCAAAATCGCAATGCCGTCGAGCGTCCGCGCCTGCCGATGGCTTCTCGCTGCCACGATGCCCCAGAGCGAGAATGCCAGCACAAGTACCGCGGCCGCAGCCGAGAGCCACAGCGACCTCGGAAGAAGCCAGCGGCCCGGCATTCGTGTTTGCCCGGGGATCGCCAGCAGCCGATACTCTAAATCGGACGGCAGGGCTGCGCGTGCCAAGTCCAGTCGCAACTGTTCATCCTCGCGGACTAGCTTCAGCCACTCTTGCTCGATCGTGCTGTCAGCTTGGCTCACGTGACGTAACACCGCCTGGCGCTCCGGTGCCCCATGCGGAAGCACCGCAACCTCCTCCATTCGCCGGCGGAACTCCTCGATCTCTTCCGAATTCATGGTGCTTCTCCCACGCGGTTTCGCGGCTGATGTCGGTCGGGTTCCCCGCTGCGAATCCTTAAGTGCGGGCTCGCTGACGGTTTGTCTTCCAACTCGCGTCGCAACAGTCTCCTCGCCCGGTAGATGCGAGACAGGACGGTGCCGAGCGGGATTTCCAGAAGCTCGGCAGTTTCCTGGCAGGTAAGTCCCTCTAGGAAGACGAGCAGGAACGGTACCTTGTAATGGTCTTCCAATGCATCCAGCGCCAGCTGGAGCGATTCTTGCCGGGCCAGCACTTCATGCGGCGAACTCTCGTTGCTTACCAAACGATCAGCTGCGATCCGATCACCGCCACGGATGGTTCTCCCGCGTTTGCGGTCGCGCAACCAATGCATGTAGCGATGACGCAAGATGCTGAGCAACCAGCACCTTGCTTTCTGCGTATCGCGCAGGGAACTCATCGACCGCCATGCTTCGAAGAACACTTCCTGCGAAAGTTCTTCGGCGATATCGCCAGAACCGCAGAGGCGATAGCCGCAACGGTAGATGTCGGCCGAGAAATCTCGGACCCACGACGCGTAGAGCGCGCGTTTGCTGTCAGCCCGCGTCAATGCCCGACCTCCCGCACGCGCCCAATCCATTCCGTCGTGGCCGGGCCGCAGTTGCTGTCGCGACCCGCCTTAGGAGTGAACGCATCGCGCAGGATTATTCCCGATTCACGCCACCGGTGTAGCGTCGCAGGTGAGACGCCGGCGTAATATGCAATAATCAAGAGTTGGTTGAGCAGGCTGGTCTTGAAGACCCCGTGTCGGTGCCATCGCCTGCCGGATGTACTAACGATGTCATTAACGACGCGCACACGACCTAGCCGCTGAAGCCGCCGGGCGAGTTCGAGGTCCTCCATGATCGGGACATCGGGATAGCCGCCAACGCGATCGAACGCGGCTTTCGTCAGAAAAATGGCTTGGTCACCATAGGGAATCTGCACCACCCGCGAACGCAGATGAGTCAAGGCCGCGTATAGCCGCATCACCGCACTCGATGGTTCAATAGCTATCGCGAACGCCCCCGCGATCGTATCGGGCGCCGCGAGCATGCGACGGACCTGAGTTGTAAAGTCGGCGGGTAGCTGCGAATCGGCATGAAGGAACAGGAGGATCTCGCCGCGCCCCGCCGCCGCGCCCTTGTTCATTTGCTGTGCGCGGCCGCGCTCCGATCGGAGCACGGTCGCGCCGCATTCGCGCGCAAGCTGCACCGTCCTATCACTGCTGCCGCCGTCCACGACGATTATCTCGACTTCACCAGCGTCCGCCGTGATCGCCGAGCGGATTGCTCGGCCAACGTACTCCTGCTCATTCAGTGCTGGAATCACGACCGAGATCGACGGTGTGTGGCGACGGCGTTCCGTGGTTTGGCGGTGCAATGCAGCAAAGTCCTCCGGTCGATCACTCGTCGACGTCCTCCTGGATTGGCGCGATTCGTTCCAAATCGTGTAGAGAATCTTGCTGCCCGCCTGCACGACCCCTCGCAGCGTGCCGGAGATTTTCGAACGACCGATGCGGCAGCGGTAACTCACCGGAACTTCGACTGCTCGCAACCCGAGCCTGGCTGCCCGCGTCTGCATCTGTACCGTCCAGCCGAACCCGCGATCGTCCATGTGCAGTTGCTCCAAACTGGCTCGGCGGATCGCGCGGAAGGGACCCAGGTCCGTAAAGCTGGCGTTCCAGCAGAACCGCATGAGCCTGCACGCGACGGTGTTGCCGAACCGCTGCGCCACCGTGAGTGCGCCGGGAGCGCAGCGCCCCGTGATTCGAGAGCCGATGACGAGATCTGCGCGGTTCTCCACGATTGGCGCGATCAGTTGCTGCATCTCCTCGGGGTGATCGCTGAAATCTCCGTCGAGAAAGACGACTATTTCGGCGTCGCCGATCTCCGCCAGGCCGGCAAGACACGCCGATCCGTACCCTCGACGGACCTCCGTGATAACCTTTGCGCCGTGTGCCCGCGCAACGTCCGCCGTTCGGTCGGTCGATCCGTTATCGACGACGATGACACTCTGGACCCAAGTCGGAACTGCCGCCAATACGTGGCCGATGGCGCGCTCCTCGTTGAGTACGGGAATCACCACGGCTGTCCTTTCGAACCTCGGTGACTCACGGGATCGATGTTGTGATGGGAGCGGGATCATGAAAACTCACTTGAACGCGACTAGACAAGTTGCGAGACCGAACGCGCGCGAACGATTCGAGGGACAAGAACGCCCAGACCGGTAAATGCTCTACCCACACCCACGCGGGTCGGCTGTAATGCAGGTGGTAAAGCGGCAACAACGCCGTGTAGAGGAGAAGCGACCACCGCGGACGAAGTGCCAACAGCGGCAACATCCATGTGTAGTACCAGGGAAATTGTGTCGGACTTAGCAGGAAAAGTCCGGCGACCGCCAGCAGCGACGCTTCGCACAACTCAAGCGGATCGTTCAGCGGTCGGCGCGCCAACCAAAGCACCCATGCGACCAGCACGAGTGTCACGGTCAAACGAGCCGCCATCTGCTCCGCCCAGGCGTGAACTCCCACCAACGGCAACGTGTGCCGGCATAACAGTACGACGAGCTGAAACAGTCCGTCGTTGGACTGCCACGAACGCGAGTAGTCCACGCTCCCAGCGATGCCGCTGTGCCCGGCCACGAGCATCGGTGACAGCAGGATCGCGGCCGTCACGGTGAACGCGGCAAGAGAGAGCGCGACCCGGCGGGGCTGGCGAACCACCGATCGAAGCAGCAGTGGAAGCAGAACGACGGGCCAGAACTTGGCGGCGACGGCAGCAGCCAAGGCCGCCGCCGCCAGGGCCGTTCGCTGCATCACGGCCAGCATCACGGCGCCGGTTACAAAGGGCAATACAATCGCGTCCATGTGGCCGGCGCAATAGAACTCCTTGACCAGCAGCGGATTCCACCAGTAGATCGCGATCCAGGCCAGTGGTAGCCGGAGATGGCGCATCAGGACCAGCAGCAGCAGCACGGTCGCGGCATCGGCAACCAGTAGAATTGCGCGCCACGCCGCTCCGTTCCAGGGACTGATCCAGTACGCAAGGAGGAATGCTGCCTGGGCAACCGGCGGGTAGATCGTCTTGACGTCTGGGTGATTGATCTGCTTCAGATGCGATCCCGCCTCGCGGGCGACGGCGCGAATTCGCGAATCACCGTCAAGATCAGTTAGAGCACTCTTGCCTTTTTCAGGAGTATGCAAATAGGGACTGGCGCCACGCGCTGTCAGCGCCGCGTCCCACATGTAACGGAATGAGTCGGTCTCCAGCACCGGGGCCGACGGAAGCAGTGCGAGTCGCATGAGAAGGCCAACCAGCAGAATGCACAGGACGCCTTTCCGCCCGACAACGATGCGGCGCAATGATCCGATGACGGCCAGGTAGATCCCACCCGCGGCAACGTAGAGCGCCACGAACAAGTAAAGCACCGGTTCAGAGGTCAAGGCCCAGTGCCATAGAAATTGCGAACGCACAGAAAGCAAGATTGCCATCGTCAGAAGCAGCGTCGCGCCCACCATGCAGGCAGTACGCGATCGCGAGGAACGCGAAGTCGGATCGACTGTGCGCCAATGCGTGAGCGTGTTGATCCGAGTGAAAATTTGATCGATGGCATTCACCTTCGCCAACTCATCAGTCTGTGGAACAGCCCCTTGACGAACGGCGTGAGCCGCGTTCGGTTGTACGCGTCGCCGGCTCTGCGCATGATCTCCGCTTGCGTGGGGTAGGAATGGATCGTGCGCGAAAGGGTCTTCAGGCCGAGCCCGCCGACCATTGCGAGCGTCAGTTCAGAGATCATCTCGCCTGCGTGCCGCGAGACGAGCGTAGCGCCGAGGATGCGGTCCGTTCCTTTCTTCACATGCACCTTGAGAAACCCTTCTTCTTCGCCGTCGAGAAGTGCGCGGTCCAGCTCCGAGAGTTCCAGTCGAATCGTGTCAACTTCGAGGCCGCGGTCGCGCGCATCTTTCTCGTACATGCCGACGTGGGCAATCTCGGGGTCAGTGTAGGTACACCACGGAATCGTGAGCGCGCTTACTTTGGCGCGCCCGAAGAACAGAGCGTTCTGCAGCGCGATGCGAGCCATGGCGTCAGCCATATGCGTGAACTTGTATTGCGAGCAGATGTCCCCGACGGCGTAGATCTTACGGTTGCTTGTTTGCAGTCGATCGTTGACGACGATCCCACTGCGGGCGTCAAAACTCACTTGAGCTTGTTCCAGGCCGAGGCGCTCGACATTCGGCTTTCGTCCGACGCCGACGAGAATTTCATCCACACGCAGTTCCATGTGATCAGAACCGCGTTCCAGCTGGAGGATTTTTTCGGCGCCATCTCGGTGAACGCGGACGATCTTGCACTGGCAGCCGACATGAATCCCGTCGCGAAGCAGTGATCTTTGAACGATCTCTGAAGCGTCGCGGTCTTCGCGGCCGAGGATTTGATGCTCGGCCTCCAGAAGATGCACTTCCGAACCCAGGCGGGCGAATGCTTGTGAGAGTTCACAACCGATGGGGCCCGCCCCGATGACCGCCAATCTCCGGGGCAGTTCGGTCAGCCAGAAAACTGTTTCGTTCGTGAGATAGCCTGCTTCGTTCAGTCCAGGCACCGGCGGCGCCGAAGCTCGCGCGCCGGCGGCGATCACCGCGCGACTGAAGCGCAGCGTCTTTCCAGCGACCTCGATCGCGTCGGGTCCGACAAATCGGCCTTCGCCGAGGAACACATCCACTCCCGCATCGCGCAGTCGCTTTACGCCATCGTTCGGGCTGATCCTCGTGCGGAGTCGGCGCATTCTTTCCATCACGGCGGGAAAATCCACCTCCACGCCTGCGGGGACGCGCACTCCGAAATCGCCCGCGTCGCGCACGTCCGCGTATGCACGTCCGCAGCGAAGAAGCGACTTGGACGGCACGCACCCGACATTCAGGCAGTCGCCGCCGAGCAGATACTTTTCGACCAAGGCAACTTTGGCCCCCAGCCCGGCTGCACCGAGTGAAGTTACAAGTCCGCCCGCGCCGGCGCCGATCACGACGAGGTTGTAGCGACGCGCGGGATCGGGGTTCGTCCAATCCGGCGGATGAACATTGCTGAGCAATTCACGGTTGTGTTCATCCATCGGCCGAATCAGCGGCGATTCGGGGACGAACGGTGCGGACGCGAGTGATGCAGTCATTCGACCTTCTCCTTGTTCGCCACACTGTTGAGCGTCCAGTCGTAGTCGAGCCAGTCATTCGTCGGCTTGCGTCCAGAATCGAGTGCCGCCTTCAGAGTCGCTGAATAGCGCGCCGCGAAATTCAGCACCGATCCGTCGGCGACCTGCTCAAAGTCGTTGCCGTACCACTTGTAGAGACTGGTCAGATGTACCATCTGCTTCTCGGGCTCGTGCCAGAACCATTGCTTGTGGCCATGGACATAGCGCGCCTGATCCTCCAGTTGTTCATCGACCCGATTGCCAACGTAGGCTTCACTCCGAAGGGGTGGGCACCCGATCGCCGCGCAGACAAGCGCGAAATGCGCCCGCGGCTCCTTGAAGTTCGGCCGGACCTGTTCATGCTCGATCTGGGTCAGAGACCAGGTGCGGCCGGAAATGATCCACCGCTTCTCGTCCCATCGCTTGTCCGCGGGGATGTCCTTGATGGACTTGAGCGGGTAATGGTCGAGGATAAGGCGAAGCGTGAAGGCGTTGTATCCGTTGATCAGCAGCGCGAACTTCTCATTGCGGCCGAGGTCGGCGAACGGCGCGGCGGCCAGCGAAGCGATGTAGGCGTCGAGTTGAGCTGAGTCACGGCGCAATCCCTCGTAGTCCACCCAGCCGCCCGCGGCGACGTATTTACCGACCAATTCGTTGAACACCGAATGATCAAATGTCGCGCCACCGGGCTTGTCTTGATACGTCTCTGTCAGCGTCACGCGCGGTGGTCCGAACAACCCGCTGATCTTCGTTTTGTTCAGGTATGCGCAGGCCGTCGCAATGACTGAGAGTGCCGCGACAACGGACATCATGACAGCCCCGCGGATGGATGATGTGCTCTGCATGTCATGGTCCCGATCTGGAGCATCCTCTTTCACCGAATCCTCAACGCGTCCGCGCATGGCCTTGCGTGCCAGGGACGTGACGTAGAATGTGACAACGATGGTGGCCAACAACCCGACGATCATCATCGCCCACTGACCAGGCGTGCGATGTCCGCCCGCAATCCCCGTTTGTCCGAGGTACCCGAGATACACATACAAAAACGTCCCAGGCAGCATCGCGAGCCAACTTGCGAGCATGTAGGGCCAGAAGCGGATCGCCGTGAGTCCGTAGAGGTAGTTGCCCGCGCTGAACGGCACCGCCGGCGAGAGCCGCAGCAGCGCGATGATTTTCCATCCTCCTGCTCCGATGGCTTTATCAATCGAACTAAATTTCGGGTAACGGTGTGCCGTTCTTTCGACAGCGCCGCGGGCGAAATAGCGCGCAATGAGGAATGCGATTGAGGCGGCCAACGTGGACGCGATCGACACCGTCAGCGTCCCCAGCGTCAGCCCGAAAATCGCTCCTGCGGCCAACGTGAGAGCCAGCCCGGGAACGAAGAGAACCGCTGCAACAATATAAATGAGACCAAATGCAATGGGTCCCC encodes:
- a CDS encoding (2Fe-2S)-binding protein, which gives rise to MVSNCCNTRTDEDVCPRCRRNAKAVEVVTLKSLLVPEAMKRLDPHAAYHFCRTVDCPVVYFNGTLVFAKDEVTVRMLQKESTGPLPVCYCFGFTRESIADEMERTGTSTAVEQVTRYVKDGKCACELRNPQGSCCLGNVPQAVEQARRAAGVQR
- the merA gene encoding mercury(II) reductase gives rise to the protein MADPFDLVILGSGSTAFAAALTAQELGKTSVMIEERLIGGTCVNRGCLPSKNLIEAAKLIHDAGNSRYPGLRACRMELDFAALVNQKDEVVHEYRKKKYESLVDGQIRIENGHAQFVDPHTVVVGGKRLTGDKVLIATGSRPVLPEIDGLNRVPYLTSDLLTVDEPMELRELPKSLLIVGGGYIALELGQMFSRFGTEVTILERNAQLLAHGYEPEVGRNVGEIFAQEGIQVVFNARAKIVRQDGTNVVTTAIVGGREREYRTSKLLIATGRRPNTDNIAVERSGAAVNERGEVAVDQFLRTNVPHIFAAGDVIGRQHGSQMATPVGSRHGGIAARNALSGDPMRAADHRVIPRVIFTDPQVAVVGMTDTEAVGTGHRCWCNTLPMSLVPRAGAIRDTRGIIKMVADKDSNEVLGVSMVGHNAGEVIHEAAMAMRFRAKIQDFIDLLHAYPTMAEALKIVAISRHKDPAKLSCCAE
- a CDS encoding mercuric transporter MerT family protein, whose amino-acid sequence is MNSQDHSQTRWSLAGALTAAIAASVCCLGPLVLVGLGVGGAWTSSLRVLEPYRPIFIAVTLGFLGFAFYRAYRTPAAASCEPGSSCAVPRAARVGRIALWIVAPILLALLAFPQLAPHLFGTNSTKGATNVPIQQVVLKVDGMTCGSCTLHVRESLMHVDGTQDAKVTLDPPEAVVRYDPARTSVQSLEQATAKAGYSSSVKQEK
- a CDS encoding heavy metal-responsive transcriptional regulator produces the protein MKPLWSNEVAKQSGVNLQTLRYYERQGLLPPPRRTDSGYRAFTPQTVGLIRFIKRAQGLGFTLREIKQLIALNEHPDTACAEVRVQTEAKIADVTEKIKSLRAIKRELTRLAHACAGANRPHACAVLTRLDGANGKVAVKGIKRGVKR
- a CDS encoding peroxiredoxin family protein, which gives rise to MRYVAALTILIALTALARLGAAAAEPTTQPAGKAPPGKGERAAEFSLATLDGESVSLAKLVHDGPVVLIVLRGWPGYQCPICTRQVADLIAHAKEIEKTGARVLLVYPGPSEKLQEHAEEFRRGKGIPESFYFVIDPDYKFTNEYGLRWDAPRETAYPSSFVIDRDGIVKFADISKTHGGRVAATTVVRELDQLK
- a CDS encoding sigma-70 family RNA polymerase sigma factor — encoded protein: MTRADSKRALYASWVRDFSADIYRCGYRLCGSGDIAEELSQEVFFEAWRSMSSLRDTQKARCWLLSILRHRYMHWLRDRKRGRTIRGGDRIAADRLVSNESSPHEVLARQESLQLALDALEDHYKVPFLLVFLEGLTCQETAELLEIPLGTVLSRIYRARRLLRRELEDKPSASPHLRIRSGEPDRHQPRNRVGEAP
- a CDS encoding TIGR04283 family arsenosugar biosynthesis glycosyltransferase, which gives rise to MIPLPSQHRSRESPRFERTAVVIPVLNEERAIGHVLAAVPTWVQSVIVVDNGSTDRTADVARAHGAKVITEVRRGYGSACLAGLAEIGDAEIVVFLDGDFSDHPEEMQQLIAPIVENRADLVIGSRITGRCAPGALTVAQRFGNTVACRLMRFCWNASFTDLGPFRAIRRASLEQLHMDDRGFGWTVQMQTRAARLGLRAVEVPVSYRCRIGRSKISGTLRGVVQAGSKILYTIWNESRQSRRTSTSDRPEDFAALHRQTTERRRHTPSISVVIPALNEQEYVGRAIRSAITADAGEVEIIVVDGGSSDRTVQLARECGATVLRSERGRAQQMNKGAAAGRGEILLFLHADSQLPADFTTQVRRMLAAPDTIAGAFAIAIEPSSAVMRLYAALTHLRSRVVQIPYGDQAIFLTKAAFDRVGGYPDVPIMEDLELARRLQRLGRVRVVNDIVSTSGRRWHRHGVFKTSLLNQLLIIAYYAGVSPATLHRWRESGIILRDAFTPKAGRDSNCGPATTEWIGRVREVGH
- a CDS encoding glycosyltransferase 87 family protein; the protein is MGATLLLTMAILLSVRSQFLWHWALTSEPVLYLFVALYVAAGGIYLAVIGSLRRIVVGRKGVLCILLVGLLMRLALLPSAPVLETDSFRYMWDAALTARGASPYLHTPEKGKSALTDLDGDSRIRAVAREAGSHLKQINHPDVKTIYPPVAQAAFLLAYWISPWNGAAWRAILLVADAATVLLLLVLMRHLRLPLAWIAIYWWNPLLVKEFYCAGHMDAIVLPFVTGAVMLAVMQRTALAAAALAAAVAAKFWPVVLLPLLLRSVVRQPRRVALSLAAFTVTAAILLSPMLVAGHSGIAGSVDYSRSWQSNDGLFQLVVLLCRHTLPLVGVHAWAEQMAARLTVTLVLVAWVLWLARRPLNDPLELCEASLLAVAGLFLLSPTQFPWYYTWMLPLLALRPRWSLLLYTALLPLYHLHYSRPAWVWVEHLPVWAFLSLESFARVRSRNLSSRVQVSFHDPAPITTSIP
- a CDS encoding mercuric reductase; the encoded protein is MTASLASAPFVPESPLIRPMDEHNRELLSNVHPPDWTNPDPARRYNLVVIGAGAGGLVTSLGAAGLGAKVALVEKYLLGGDCLNVGCVPSKSLLRCGRAYADVRDAGDFGVRVPAGVEVDFPAVMERMRRLRTRISPNDGVKRLRDAGVDVFLGEGRFVGPDAIEVAGKTLRFSRAVIAAGARASAPPVPGLNEAGYLTNETVFWLTELPRRLAVIGAGPIGCELSQAFARLGSEVHLLEAEHQILGREDRDASEIVQRSLLRDGIHVGCQCKIVRVHRDGAEKILQLERGSDHMELRVDEILVGVGRKPNVERLGLEQAQVSFDARSGIVVNDRLQTSNRKIYAVGDICSQYKFTHMADAMARIALQNALFFGRAKVSALTIPWCTYTDPEIAHVGMYEKDARDRGLEVDTIRLELSELDRALLDGEEEGFLKVHVKKGTDRILGATLVSRHAGEMISELTLAMVGGLGLKTLSRTIHSYPTQAEIMRRAGDAYNRTRLTPFVKGLFHRLMSWRR